The following proteins come from a genomic window of Rattus norvegicus strain BN/NHsdMcwi chromosome 8, GRCr8, whole genome shotgun sequence:
- the Ankdd1a gene encoding ankyrin repeat and death domain-containing protein 1A isoform X3 — MEEELSWETHGLLPLERQLHEASRNNQVGKMKELLGKRVNIRARNHVGRVALHWAAGGGHEQAVRLLLEHGAAVDDVDSFGMTALLLSAWFGHLQIVQILVNAGARVHWESKDGLTLLHCAAQKGHMPVLAFIMEDLEDVALDHADKLGRTAFHRAAEHGQLDALDFLVGSGCDHSVKDKDGNTALHLAASQGHMDVLQRLVDIGLDLEEQNTEGLTALHAAAEGIHADCVVFLLSAGSNVNALTQKGLSCFHYAARSGSEDMSRALVKAGGRTDVADKRQQTPLHLAAEHAWQDVAEMLLIAGADLSLRDKQGKTALAVAARSNHISLVDMIIKADRFYRWEKDHLSCRDDSDLSRKNLTFKQDHRQETQQLRSVLWRLASRYLRPNEWKKLAYSWQFTEAHVCAIEQQWTGTRSYQEHGHRMLLIWLHGVATAGKNPSKALFEDLMAIGRRDLAESTRKMANGEPTAPRRCTVM; from the exons TGCTTCCCCTGGAGAGACAGCTCCATGAGGCCTCACGAAACAATCAGGTGGGGAAGATGAAGGAGCTGCTTGGGAAGAGGGTTAACATCAGGGCTAGAAACCAC GTGGGCAGAGTGGCCCTACACTGGGCTGCAGGTGGTGGGCACGAGCAGGCTGTGCGGCTGCTCCTGGAGCACGGGGCTGCTGTGGATGACGTGGACtcg TTTGGAATGACCGCACTCCTCCTGTCTGCCTGGTTCGGCCACCTGCAGATTGTGCAGATCCTGGTCAATGCTGGGGCCAGGGTCCACTGGGAAAGCAAG GATGGTTTGACCTTACTACACTGTGCTGCTCAGAAAGGCCACATGCCAGTGCTAGCCTTCATCATGGAAGACCTGGAGGATGTGGCCTTGGACCATGCAGACAAG CTGGGAAGAACAGCGTTTCACAGAGCTGCTGAACATGGACAGCTGGATGCTCTGGACTTCCTCGTGGGTTCTGGCTGTGACCACAGTGTCAAGGACAAG GACGGGAACACGGCCCTGCACCTGGCTGCCAGCCAGGGTCACATGGATGTGCTACAGAGACTTGTGGACATTGGGCTAGACCTGGAGGAACAGAACACA GAGGGCCTGACTGCTCTGCATGCAGCCGCTGAAGGGATCCATGCGGACTGTGTGGTgtttctcctcagtgctgggagcAATGTGAATGCCCTCACCCAG AAAGGGCTGAGCTGCTTCCACTACGCAGCCCGCAGTGGCTCCGAGGACATGTCCCGAGCACTTGTCAAGGCAGGAGGGCGCACAGATGTGGCTGACAAG AGGCAGCAGACTCCCCTCCACCTTGCCGCCGAGCACGCCTGGCAGGATGTAGCAGAGATGCTCCTCATTGCTGGAGCCGACTTAAGCCTGAGAGATAAG CAAGGGAAAACAGCCCTGGCAGTGGCTGCCCGTAGCAACCACATCAGCCTGGTGGACATGATCATAAAAGCTGATCGTTTCTACCGATGGGAGAAG GACCACCTTTCATGCAGGGATGACAGTGACCTCTCTAGGAAGAACTTAACCTTTAAGCAAGACCATCGGCAGGAGACGCAGCAGCTCCGCTCCGTGCTTTGGCGACTAGCCTCCCGGTATCTGAGGCCCAATGAGTGGAAAAAACTGGCCTATTCCTGGCAGTTCACAGAGGCTCATGTCTGTGCCATTGAGCAACAGTGGACAG GAACTAGGAGCTACCAGGAGCATGGTCACCGGATGCTGCTCATCTGGCTGCATGGTGTGGCCACAGCTGGGAAGAACCCCAGCAAAGCACTGTTCGAGGACCTCATGGCCATTGGCAGGAGAGACTTGGCAG AAAGCACCAGGAAGATGGCAAACGGTGAGCCCACGGCCCCCAGGAGGTGTACAGTCATGTGA
- the Ankdd1a gene encoding ankyrin repeat and death domain-containing protein 1A isoform X1, with amino-acid sequence MEEELSWETHGLLPLERQLHEASRNNQVGKMKELLGKRVNIRARNHVGRVALHWAAGGGHEQAVRLLLEHGAAVDDVDSFGMTALLLSAWFGHLQIVQILVNAGARVHWESKDGLTLLHCAAQKGHMPVLAFIMEDLEDVALDHADKLGRTAFHRAAEHGQLDALDFLVGSGCDHSVKDKDGNTALHLAASQGHMDVLQRLVDIGLDLEEQNTEGLTALHAAAEGIHADCVVFLLSAGSNVNALTQKGLSCFHYAARSGSEDMSRALVKAGGRTDVADKQGTTPMHLAVKHNFPGLVQLLIEAHSDLDAMDIRQQTPLHLAAEHAWQDVAEMLLIAGADLSLRDKQGKTALAVAARSNHISLVDMIIKADRFYRWEKDHLSCRDDSDLSRKNLTFKQDHRQETQQLRSVLWRLASRYLRPNEWKKLAYSWQFTEAHVCAIEQQWTGTRSYQEHGHRMLLIWLHGVATAGKNPSKALFEDLMAIGRRDLAESTRKMANGEPTAPRRCTVM; translated from the exons TGCTTCCCCTGGAGAGACAGCTCCATGAGGCCTCACGAAACAATCAGGTGGGGAAGATGAAGGAGCTGCTTGGGAAGAGGGTTAACATCAGGGCTAGAAACCAC GTGGGCAGAGTGGCCCTACACTGGGCTGCAGGTGGTGGGCACGAGCAGGCTGTGCGGCTGCTCCTGGAGCACGGGGCTGCTGTGGATGACGTGGACtcg TTTGGAATGACCGCACTCCTCCTGTCTGCCTGGTTCGGCCACCTGCAGATTGTGCAGATCCTGGTCAATGCTGGGGCCAGGGTCCACTGGGAAAGCAAG GATGGTTTGACCTTACTACACTGTGCTGCTCAGAAAGGCCACATGCCAGTGCTAGCCTTCATCATGGAAGACCTGGAGGATGTGGCCTTGGACCATGCAGACAAG CTGGGAAGAACAGCGTTTCACAGAGCTGCTGAACATGGACAGCTGGATGCTCTGGACTTCCTCGTGGGTTCTGGCTGTGACCACAGTGTCAAGGACAAG GACGGGAACACGGCCCTGCACCTGGCTGCCAGCCAGGGTCACATGGATGTGCTACAGAGACTTGTGGACATTGGGCTAGACCTGGAGGAACAGAACACA GAGGGCCTGACTGCTCTGCATGCAGCCGCTGAAGGGATCCATGCGGACTGTGTGGTgtttctcctcagtgctgggagcAATGTGAATGCCCTCACCCAG AAAGGGCTGAGCTGCTTCCACTACGCAGCCCGCAGTGGCTCCGAGGACATGTCCCGAGCACTTGTCAAGGCAGGAGGGCGCACAGATGTGGCTGACAAG CAGGGCACCACTCCTATGCACCTTGCTGTGAAGCACAACTTCCCTGGCCTTGTTCAGCTCCTCATAGAAGCCCACAGTGATCTGGATGCAATGGACATT AGGCAGCAGACTCCCCTCCACCTTGCCGCCGAGCACGCCTGGCAGGATGTAGCAGAGATGCTCCTCATTGCTGGAGCCGACTTAAGCCTGAGAGATAAG CAAGGGAAAACAGCCCTGGCAGTGGCTGCCCGTAGCAACCACATCAGCCTGGTGGACATGATCATAAAAGCTGATCGTTTCTACCGATGGGAGAAG GACCACCTTTCATGCAGGGATGACAGTGACCTCTCTAGGAAGAACTTAACCTTTAAGCAAGACCATCGGCAGGAGACGCAGCAGCTCCGCTCCGTGCTTTGGCGACTAGCCTCCCGGTATCTGAGGCCCAATGAGTGGAAAAAACTGGCCTATTCCTGGCAGTTCACAGAGGCTCATGTCTGTGCCATTGAGCAACAGTGGACAG GAACTAGGAGCTACCAGGAGCATGGTCACCGGATGCTGCTCATCTGGCTGCATGGTGTGGCCACAGCTGGGAAGAACCCCAGCAAAGCACTGTTCGAGGACCTCATGGCCATTGGCAGGAGAGACTTGGCAG AAAGCACCAGGAAGATGGCAAACGGTGAGCCCACGGCCCCCAGGAGGTGTACAGTCATGTGA
- the Ankdd1a gene encoding ankyrin repeat and death domain-containing protein 1A isoform X4, which yields MRCSLSLRRPQSVVQCDFILEVTWSKKLRAFSHSYQEVEGLTALHAAAEGIHADCVVFLLSAGSNVNALTQKGLSCFHYAARSGSEDMSRALVKAGGRTDVADKQGTTPMHLAVKHNFPGLVQLLIEAHSDLDAMDIRQQTPLHLAAEHAWQDVAEMLLIAGADLSLRDKQGKTALAVAARSNHISLVDMIIKADRFYRWEKDHLSCRDDSDLSRKNLTFKQDHRQETQQLRSVLWRLASRYLRPNEWKKLAYSWQFTEAHVCAIEQQWTGTRSYQEHGHRMLLIWLHGVATAGKNPSKALFEDLMAIGRRDLAESTRKMANGEPTAPRRCTVM from the exons ATGAGATGTTCTCTGTCTTTGAGGAGGCCCCAATCCGTGGTGCAGTGCGACTTCATCTTGGAAGTGACCTGGAGCAAGAAGCTGAGGGCATTTTCTCACAGCTACCAGGAGGTG GAGGGCCTGACTGCTCTGCATGCAGCCGCTGAAGGGATCCATGCGGACTGTGTGGTgtttctcctcagtgctgggagcAATGTGAATGCCCTCACCCAG AAAGGGCTGAGCTGCTTCCACTACGCAGCCCGCAGTGGCTCCGAGGACATGTCCCGAGCACTTGTCAAGGCAGGAGGGCGCACAGATGTGGCTGACAAG CAGGGCACCACTCCTATGCACCTTGCTGTGAAGCACAACTTCCCTGGCCTTGTTCAGCTCCTCATAGAAGCCCACAGTGATCTGGATGCAATGGACATT AGGCAGCAGACTCCCCTCCACCTTGCCGCCGAGCACGCCTGGCAGGATGTAGCAGAGATGCTCCTCATTGCTGGAGCCGACTTAAGCCTGAGAGATAAG CAAGGGAAAACAGCCCTGGCAGTGGCTGCCCGTAGCAACCACATCAGCCTGGTGGACATGATCATAAAAGCTGATCGTTTCTACCGATGGGAGAAG GACCACCTTTCATGCAGGGATGACAGTGACCTCTCTAGGAAGAACTTAACCTTTAAGCAAGACCATCGGCAGGAGACGCAGCAGCTCCGCTCCGTGCTTTGGCGACTAGCCTCCCGGTATCTGAGGCCCAATGAGTGGAAAAAACTGGCCTATTCCTGGCAGTTCACAGAGGCTCATGTCTGTGCCATTGAGCAACAGTGGACAG GAACTAGGAGCTACCAGGAGCATGGTCACCGGATGCTGCTCATCTGGCTGCATGGTGTGGCCACAGCTGGGAAGAACCCCAGCAAAGCACTGTTCGAGGACCTCATGGCCATTGGCAGGAGAGACTTGGCAG AAAGCACCAGGAAGATGGCAAACGGTGAGCCCACGGCCCCCAGGAGGTGTACAGTCATGTGA
- the Ankdd1a gene encoding ankyrin repeat and death domain-containing protein 1A isoform X2, with the protein MEEELSWETHGLLPLERQLHEASRNNQVGKMKELLGKRVNIRARNHVGRVALHWAAGGGHEQAVRLLLEHGAAVDDVDSFGMTALLLSAWFGHLQIVQILVNAGARVHWESKDGLTLLHCAAQKGHMPVLAFIMEDLEDVALDHADKLGRTAFHRAAEHGQLDALDFLVGSGCDHSVKDKDGNTALHLAASQGHMDVLQRLVDIGLDLEEQNTEGLTALHAAAEGIHADCVVFLLSAGSNVNALTQKGLSCFHYAARSGSEDMSRALVKAGGRTDVADKGTTPMHLAVKHNFPGLVQLLIEAHSDLDAMDIRQQTPLHLAAEHAWQDVAEMLLIAGADLSLRDKQGKTALAVAARSNHISLVDMIIKADRFYRWEKDHLSCRDDSDLSRKNLTFKQDHRQETQQLRSVLWRLASRYLRPNEWKKLAYSWQFTEAHVCAIEQQWTGTRSYQEHGHRMLLIWLHGVATAGKNPSKALFEDLMAIGRRDLAESTRKMANGEPTAPRRCTVM; encoded by the exons TGCTTCCCCTGGAGAGACAGCTCCATGAGGCCTCACGAAACAATCAGGTGGGGAAGATGAAGGAGCTGCTTGGGAAGAGGGTTAACATCAGGGCTAGAAACCAC GTGGGCAGAGTGGCCCTACACTGGGCTGCAGGTGGTGGGCACGAGCAGGCTGTGCGGCTGCTCCTGGAGCACGGGGCTGCTGTGGATGACGTGGACtcg TTTGGAATGACCGCACTCCTCCTGTCTGCCTGGTTCGGCCACCTGCAGATTGTGCAGATCCTGGTCAATGCTGGGGCCAGGGTCCACTGGGAAAGCAAG GATGGTTTGACCTTACTACACTGTGCTGCTCAGAAAGGCCACATGCCAGTGCTAGCCTTCATCATGGAAGACCTGGAGGATGTGGCCTTGGACCATGCAGACAAG CTGGGAAGAACAGCGTTTCACAGAGCTGCTGAACATGGACAGCTGGATGCTCTGGACTTCCTCGTGGGTTCTGGCTGTGACCACAGTGTCAAGGACAAG GACGGGAACACGGCCCTGCACCTGGCTGCCAGCCAGGGTCACATGGATGTGCTACAGAGACTTGTGGACATTGGGCTAGACCTGGAGGAACAGAACACA GAGGGCCTGACTGCTCTGCATGCAGCCGCTGAAGGGATCCATGCGGACTGTGTGGTgtttctcctcagtgctgggagcAATGTGAATGCCCTCACCCAG AAAGGGCTGAGCTGCTTCCACTACGCAGCCCGCAGTGGCTCCGAGGACATGTCCCGAGCACTTGTCAAGGCAGGAGGGCGCACAGATGTGGCTGACAAG GGCACCACTCCTATGCACCTTGCTGTGAAGCACAACTTCCCTGGCCTTGTTCAGCTCCTCATAGAAGCCCACAGTGATCTGGATGCAATGGACATT AGGCAGCAGACTCCCCTCCACCTTGCCGCCGAGCACGCCTGGCAGGATGTAGCAGAGATGCTCCTCATTGCTGGAGCCGACTTAAGCCTGAGAGATAAG CAAGGGAAAACAGCCCTGGCAGTGGCTGCCCGTAGCAACCACATCAGCCTGGTGGACATGATCATAAAAGCTGATCGTTTCTACCGATGGGAGAAG GACCACCTTTCATGCAGGGATGACAGTGACCTCTCTAGGAAGAACTTAACCTTTAAGCAAGACCATCGGCAGGAGACGCAGCAGCTCCGCTCCGTGCTTTGGCGACTAGCCTCCCGGTATCTGAGGCCCAATGAGTGGAAAAAACTGGCCTATTCCTGGCAGTTCACAGAGGCTCATGTCTGTGCCATTGAGCAACAGTGGACAG GAACTAGGAGCTACCAGGAGCATGGTCACCGGATGCTGCTCATCTGGCTGCATGGTGTGGCCACAGCTGGGAAGAACCCCAGCAAAGCACTGTTCGAGGACCTCATGGCCATTGGCAGGAGAGACTTGGCAG AAAGCACCAGGAAGATGGCAAACGGTGAGCCCACGGCCCCCAGGAGGTGTACAGTCATGTGA